A window of Amphiprion ocellaris isolate individual 3 ecotype Okinawa chromosome 12, ASM2253959v1, whole genome shotgun sequence contains these coding sequences:
- the LOC129350208 gene encoding required for drug-induced death protein 1-like, with translation MKPKSLASRLFERNSAAAAKILKVGGAKYQLHVDCVDQTEKPDHEDGKQVAVDCRPKEKSPKEVHFAFLQEKYELLKEDEARVKAKEEKKQKKKESYKKVKKNVGKALWYSWKCLVIGLYNFSLGYSTPITVAATFAPDFHQGRDRT, from the exons ATGAAGCCCAAATCTCTTGCATCGAGGCTGTTTGAAAGgaattcagcagcagcagccaaaaTTCTGAAAGTTGGTGGAGCAAAGTACCAGCTGCACGTAGACTGCGTTGATCAGACCGAGAAACCGGATCACGAAGATGGCAAACAAGTAGCGGTCGACTGCAGACCGAAGGAGAAGAGCCCAAAAGAAGTGCACTTCGCCTTTCTGCAGGAGAAGTATGAGCTGCTGAAAGAAGATGAAGcaagagtgaaagcaaaagaggagaagaagcagaagaagaaggaaagcTACAAAAAAGTGAAGAAG AATGTTGGCAAGGCTCTTTGGTACAGCTGGAAGTGTCTAGTGATTGGGCTTTACAATTTCAGTCTTGGGTACTCTACCCCGATTACAGTAGCAGCTACTTTTGCCCCTGACTTTCACCAAGGCCGAGACAGAACCTGA
- the tmem18 gene encoding transmembrane protein 18, with amino-acid sequence MTEQKAENISSIPIDGFSKLRITSIWTFLMSVQWSEPWLIGLLVFHVVCLFLTVLTCRFYRAQICHFLLIVGLVYSAEYLNELAAMNWRSFSDFQYFDSKGMFISLVFSIPLLLNAVIIVMVWVYRTFSTMTELKTLQLKRKARRDKREKSD; translated from the exons ATGACggaacagaaagcagaaaatatcaGCTCCATCCCTATCGACGGGTTCAGCAAGTTAAGAATAACGTCGATATGGACGTTTCTCATGTCG gtGCAGTGGTCCGAGCCGTGGCTCATCGGGCTGCTGGTGtttcatgttgtgtgtttgttcctgACTGTGCTGACCTGCAGGTTTTACAGAGCTCAGATCTGCCACTTTCTGCTCATAG TTGGCCTTGTTTATAGCGCTGAATATCTGAATGAGCTGGCAGCTATGAACTGGAG gtCCTTTTCTGATTTCCAGTACTTTGATTCCAAGGGCATGTTCATATCGTTGGTCTTCTCAATTCCTCTTCTGCTCAATGCAGTCATCATTGTG aTGGTGTGGGTGTACAGGACCTTTTCCACTATGACTGAGCTGAAGACGCTTCAGCTGAAGAGAAAAGCTCGCagagacaagagggagaaaAGTGACTGA